A genomic window from Pseudocitrobacter corydidari includes:
- the potC gene encoding spermidine/putrescine ABC transporter permease PotC, with translation MIGKLLRGGFMTAIYAYLYIPIIILIVNSFNSSRFGINWQGFTTNWYSLLMNNDSLLQAAQHSLTMAIFSATFATLIGSLTAVALYRYRFRGKPFVSGMLFVVMMSPDIVMAISLLVLFMLLGIQLGFWSLLFSHITFCLPFVVVTVYSRLKGFDVRMLEAAKDLGASELTILRKIILPLAMPAVAAGWLLSFTLSMDDVVVSSFVTGPGYEILPLKIYSMVKVGVSPEVNALATILLVLSLVLVIASQLIARDKTKGLARQA, from the coding sequence ATGATCGGTAAACTGCTGCGCGGCGGTTTTATGACCGCCATTTACGCTTATCTCTACATCCCGATTATTATTTTGATCGTGAACTCCTTTAACAGCTCACGCTTCGGGATCAACTGGCAGGGTTTTACTACCAACTGGTACAGCCTGCTGATGAACAACGACAGCCTGTTGCAGGCCGCCCAGCACTCGCTGACGATGGCGATTTTCTCGGCGACCTTCGCCACGCTGATTGGTTCGCTGACGGCGGTGGCGCTCTACCGCTACCGTTTTCGCGGCAAACCGTTTGTCAGCGGCATGTTGTTCGTGGTGATGATGTCGCCGGACATCGTGATGGCTATCTCCCTGCTAGTGCTGTTTATGCTGCTGGGGATCCAGCTCGGCTTCTGGTCGCTGCTGTTCTCGCATATCACCTTCTGTCTGCCGTTTGTGGTGGTCACCGTCTACTCGCGCCTGAAAGGGTTTGATGTGCGGATGCTGGAAGCGGCAAAAGATCTCGGTGCCAGTGAACTCACCATTTTGCGTAAAATCATTCTGCCGCTGGCGATGCCTGCGGTAGCCGCCGGTTGGCTGTTGAGCTTCACGCTTTCGATGGATGATGTGGTCGTGTCCTCATTTGTTACCGGTCCGGGCTATGAGATTTTACCGTTGAAGATCTACTCGATGGTGAAAGTGGGCGTATCACCAGAGGTGAATGCGCTGGCGACGATTTTGCTGGTGCTGTCACTGGTGCTGGTGATTGCCAGCCAGCTTATTGCACGCGATAAAACGAAAGGTCTGGCGCGCCAGGCATAA
- the potB gene encoding spermidine/putrescine ABC transporter permease PotB, which yields MKNTSKFQNVVIATIVGWLVLFVFLPNLMIIGTSFLTRDDASFVKMVFTLDNYARLLDPLYFEVLLHSLNMALIATLACLILGYPFAWFLAKLPQKVRPLLLFLLIVPFWTNSLIRIYGLKIFLSTKGYLNEFLLWLGIIDTPIRIMFTPSAVIIGLVYILLPFMVMPLYSSIEKLDKPLLEAAKDLGANKLQTFIRIIIPLTMPGIIAGCLLVMLPAMGLFYVSDLMGGAKNLLIGNVIKSQFLNIRDWPFGAATSITLTVVMGLMLLVYWRASRLLNKKVELE from the coding sequence ATGAAGAACACAAGTAAGTTCCAGAATGTGGTGATTGCCACAATCGTCGGTTGGCTTGTGTTATTTGTCTTTCTGCCCAACCTGATGATCATCGGTACCAGCTTTTTGACCCGCGACGACGCCAGTTTCGTCAAAATGGTCTTTACGCTGGATAACTACGCGCGCCTGCTCGACCCGCTGTACTTCGAGGTGCTGCTGCACTCGCTGAACATGGCACTTATCGCCACGCTGGCCTGCCTGATTCTGGGCTATCCTTTCGCCTGGTTCCTGGCAAAGCTGCCGCAGAAGGTGCGCCCGCTGCTGCTGTTTCTGCTGATTGTGCCTTTCTGGACTAACTCGTTGATTCGTATCTACGGGTTAAAGATATTCCTCAGCACCAAAGGCTATCTGAACGAGTTTTTGCTGTGGCTGGGCATTATCGACACGCCGATCCGCATCATGTTCACGCCGAGCGCAGTCATCATCGGCCTGGTCTATATCCTGCTGCCGTTTATGGTGATGCCGCTCTACTCCAGCATCGAAAAACTCGATAAACCCTTGCTGGAAGCGGCGAAGGATCTGGGGGCCAATAAGCTGCAAACGTTCATCCGCATTATCATCCCGCTGACAATGCCGGGCATTATCGCCGGTTGTCTGCTGGTCATGCTGCCCGCGATGGGGCTGTTCTACGTCTCTGACCTGATGGGTGGCGCGAAAAACCTGCTCATTGGTAACGTCATTAAGAGCCAGTTCCTCAACATTCGCGACTGGCCGTTCGGTGCCGCCACCAGCATTACCTTGACGGTAGTGATGGGTCTGATGCTGCTGGTTTACTGGCGCGCCTCGCGTCTGCTGAATAAAAAGGTGGAGCTGGAATGA
- a CDS encoding DUF4034 domain-containing protein codes for MQKNFFKILPLALFVVSMNSARAADEEQERLEIQQPIIDMVFKEKWSKLDTLFSSYVNGFPSTSNGTHKLILAYLAVTDNNVSKPDGGESTADDWLKANPDSTVAMMLKASSYSSKAFYLRGEGAAETVDEDVWPKFKALIEQEKSYLLKHKNIADKDPMWYQLMISVARNLNDHELLMRTLEEGSQKYPTYQNIYLDAMEGSLPKWGGSPELVEKIAQLAASRTSAQSGKSYYSYVWYNALSFEPEMMGLLDAGQIISWETMKTGWHDRYKTYPTPQIATEYMTTACLAQDEKGFTEGYSWVNNQYGELVEQVWLRNMSYNRCAAFFRSKHK; via the coding sequence ATGCAAAAAAATTTTTTTAAAATATTGCCGTTGGCTTTATTTGTTGTATCAATGAATTCTGCACGCGCTGCGGATGAAGAACAAGAACGATTGGAAATCCAGCAGCCAATTATTGATATGGTTTTTAAAGAGAAATGGTCAAAGCTTGATACGCTGTTTTCCAGTTATGTTAATGGTTTTCCTTCAACCAGTAATGGAACACACAAACTTATCTTAGCCTATCTCGCGGTTACTGATAATAATGTCAGTAAACCTGATGGCGGTGAATCTACAGCAGATGACTGGCTAAAAGCTAACCCAGACTCTACGGTCGCGATGATGCTCAAGGCGAGTAGCTATAGTTCTAAGGCTTTCTACCTGCGCGGAGAAGGGGCTGCTGAAACGGTTGATGAAGATGTATGGCCAAAATTCAAGGCATTGATTGAACAAGAAAAAAGTTATTTATTAAAACATAAAAATATCGCAGATAAAGATCCTATGTGGTATCAGTTAATGATATCGGTGGCACGAAATCTTAACGACCATGAATTATTAATGAGAACCCTGGAAGAGGGTAGCCAAAAATACCCTACCTACCAAAATATCTATCTCGATGCCATGGAAGGCAGCCTACCGAAATGGGGCGGCTCTCCCGAGCTCGTTGAAAAAATTGCACAACTTGCTGCCAGTAGAACATCTGCGCAATCAGGAAAATCGTATTATTCATATGTATGGTATAACGCATTATCATTTGAACCGGAAATGATGGGATTGCTGGATGCGGGGCAAATCATTTCGTGGGAGACGATGAAAACGGGGTGGCACGATCGTTATAAAACCTATCCTACACCGCAAATCGCAACAGAATATATGACCACAGCCTGTCTGGCTCAGGATGAAAAAGGATTTACTGAGGGATATTCATGGGTGAACAATCAGTATGGTGAGCTGGTTGAGCAAGTGTGGTTACGCAATATGAGTTATAACCGTTGCGCTGCTTTCTTTAGGTCGAAGCATAAATAA
- a CDS encoding GntR family transcriptional regulator, producing the protein MIYKNIVIAIRELITSNNISVGDPLPPEYELAQRWNVSRNTIRKALAELVAEGMIETRKGAGSFVCYKKFMPQVNTSMGFSEIARLHGKPSTSRVLKFEALPATEEIAAKLKIQLGEWVYQVKRIRLIDNIPMQLEHTWLSVTRFPQLTISDMNKSKFDFFERVCGITISGSFETFSTELANQEVARILHISTKDPVIRMETQAVDIHQTILDYSILYNNSYEFNVQYFWPRQLSR; encoded by the coding sequence ATGATTTATAAAAATATCGTCATTGCGATTCGGGAATTAATCACCAGCAATAATATTTCTGTCGGTGACCCGTTACCGCCTGAATATGAACTGGCGCAGCGCTGGAACGTATCGCGTAATACCATTCGAAAAGCGCTGGCGGAACTGGTTGCTGAAGGCATGATTGAGACGCGAAAAGGGGCGGGAAGCTTTGTGTGCTATAAGAAATTTATGCCGCAGGTCAATACCTCTATGGGCTTTAGCGAAATCGCGCGCCTACACGGTAAGCCCTCCACCAGCCGGGTATTGAAGTTTGAAGCGTTACCCGCCACGGAGGAGATCGCCGCAAAATTAAAAATTCAGCTAGGCGAATGGGTTTATCAGGTGAAACGAATACGCCTGATAGACAATATTCCCATGCAACTTGAACACACCTGGCTTTCGGTCACGCGATTTCCCCAGCTAACAATCAGCGATATGAATAAATCAAAGTTTGATTTTTTTGAACGTGTGTGTGGCATAACAATATCAGGATCGTTTGAAACCTTCTCGACCGAGCTGGCGAATCAGGAAGTGGCGCGGATATTACATATTAGCACTAAAGACCCGGTGATACGGATGGAGACGCAGGCGGTAGATATCCACCAAACAATTCTCGATTATTCTATTCTTTATAATAATAGTTATGAGTTTAATGTGCAGTATTTTTGGCCGAGGCAACTATCCCGCTAA
- the potD gene encoding spermidine/putrescine ABC transporter substrate-binding protein PotD, with the protein MKKWSRHLLAAGALALGMSAAHADDSKTLYFYNWTEYVPPGLLEQFTKETGIKVIYSTYESNETMYAKLKTYKDGAYDLVVPSTYYVDKMRKEGMIQKIDKTKLTNFGNLDPEMLNKPFDPNNDYSIPYIWGATAIGVNSDSIDPKSITSWADLWKPEYKNSLLLTDDAREVFQMALRKLGYSGNTTDPKEIEAAYNELKKLMPNVAAFNSDNPANPYMEGEVNLGMVWNGSAWVARQNGTPLEVVWPKEGGIFWMDSLSIPANAKNKEGALKLINFLLRPEVAKQVAETIGYPTPNLAARKLLSPDVANDKSLYPDADIVNKGEWQNDVGAASAIYEEYYQKLKAGR; encoded by the coding sequence ATGAAAAAATGGTCACGCCACCTGCTCGCAGCGGGTGCTTTAGCACTGGGAATGAGCGCCGCTCACGCTGATGACTCAAAAACGCTCTATTTCTACAACTGGACGGAGTATGTTCCGCCGGGGCTGTTGGAACAGTTCACCAAAGAGACGGGTATCAAGGTTATCTATTCGACCTATGAATCGAATGAAACCATGTACGCCAAGCTCAAAACTTACAAAGACGGCGCCTATGACCTGGTGGTGCCTTCCACCTATTACGTCGATAAAATGCGCAAAGAGGGCATGATCCAGAAGATCGATAAAACGAAGTTAACCAACTTCGGCAACCTCGACCCGGAAATGCTCAATAAACCGTTCGACCCAAATAATGATTACTCTATTCCGTATATCTGGGGTGCGACGGCAATCGGCGTGAACAGCGACAGTATCGACCCAAAAAGTATCACCAGCTGGGCCGATCTGTGGAAGCCGGAGTATAAAAACAGCCTGCTGTTAACCGACGATGCGCGTGAAGTGTTCCAGATGGCGTTGCGTAAACTGGGTTATTCCGGCAATACCACTGACCCGAAAGAGATTGAAGCCGCCTATAACGAGCTGAAAAAACTGATGCCGAACGTGGCCGCGTTCAACTCTGATAACCCGGCCAACCCGTATATGGAAGGCGAAGTGAACCTGGGTATGGTGTGGAACGGCTCGGCATGGGTCGCGCGTCAGAACGGTACCCCACTGGAGGTCGTGTGGCCGAAAGAAGGCGGCATCTTCTGGATGGATAGCCTCTCTATTCCGGCAAATGCTAAAAACAAAGAAGGTGCGCTTAAGCTCATCAACTTCCTGCTGCGCCCGGAAGTGGCAAAACAGGTGGCGGAAACCATCGGTTACCCCACGCCAAACCTCGCGGCACGTAAGCTGCTGAGCCCGGATGTCGCTAACGATAAATCACTCTACCCTGACGCCGACATCGTGAACAAAGGCGAATGGCAGAACGACGTTGGCGCGGCCAGCGCGATTTATGAAGAGTATTATCAGAAGTTGAAGGCGGGACGGTAA
- a CDS encoding cupin domain-containing protein — MDYHLTLNWPDFIERYWQKRPVVLKRGFANFVDPISPDELAGLAMENEVDSRLVSHLDGKWQVSHGPFESYDHLDETNWSLLVQAVDHWHEPSAALMRPFRALPDWRIDDLMISFSVPGGGVGPHLDQYDVFIIQGTGRRRWRVGEKVPMKQHCPHPDLLQVDPFEGIIDEELEPGDILYIPPGFPHEGYSLENSLNYSVGFRAPSGRELFSGFADYILQRELGSQRYTDPDVPAREHPAEILPQEVDRLREMMQGLMNQPEQFQQWLGEFISQSRHELDVAPPEPPYQPDEIYDALQQGDKLARLGGLRVLKIGDDVFVNGEKIDSPHRPALNALAGNMVLESEHFGDALEDPSFLAMLAALVNSGYWFFEG, encoded by the coding sequence ATGGATTATCACTTAACGCTCAACTGGCCCGACTTTATCGAACGCTACTGGCAGAAACGCCCGGTGGTGCTTAAACGTGGGTTTGCCAACTTTGTTGACCCTATTTCGCCGGATGAGCTGGCTGGCCTTGCGATGGAAAACGAAGTCGACAGCCGCCTGGTGAGTCATCTCGACGGGAAATGGCAGGTTAGCCACGGGCCGTTTGAAAGCTACGATCACCTCGATGAAACCAACTGGTCATTGCTGGTTCAGGCGGTTGATCACTGGCACGAGCCCTCTGCGGCGCTGATGCGTCCCTTCCGCGCCCTGCCCGACTGGCGCATTGACGACTTAATGATCTCCTTCTCCGTACCCGGCGGCGGCGTTGGCCCGCATCTTGACCAGTACGATGTCTTCATCATTCAGGGTACCGGCCGCCGTCGCTGGCGTGTAGGCGAAAAAGTGCCGATGAAACAGCACTGCCCACATCCGGACCTGCTACAGGTTGATCCGTTCGAAGGCATCATTGATGAAGAACTTGAGCCGGGTGATATTCTGTACATCCCGCCAGGTTTCCCGCACGAAGGATATTCCCTGGAAAACTCGCTCAATTACTCGGTGGGTTTCCGCGCGCCAAGCGGTCGTGAACTGTTTAGCGGTTTTGCCGATTACATCCTGCAACGCGAACTGGGTAGCCAGCGCTATACCGACCCGGACGTGCCTGCGCGTGAGCATCCGGCGGAGATTCTGCCGCAGGAAGTCGACCGCCTGCGCGAAATGATGCAGGGGTTAATGAATCAGCCAGAGCAGTTCCAGCAATGGCTTGGCGAGTTTATCAGCCAGTCACGCCACGAGCTGGACGTCGCGCCGCCAGAGCCGCCGTATCAACCAGATGAAATTTACGACGCGCTCCAGCAGGGCGATAAACTGGCGCGTTTAGGTGGGTTACGCGTGCTGAAAATCGGCGACGATGTTTTCGTTAACGGCGAAAAAATCGACTCACCTCATCGCCCGGCACTGAATGCGCTGGCAGGAAATATGGTGCTGGAAAGCGAACACTTTGGCGATGCGCTGGAAGATCCGTCATTCCTCGCGATGCTGGCCGCACTGGTGAACAGCGGGTACTGGTTTTTTGAAGGGTGA
- the pepT gene encoding peptidase T, which produces MDKLLERFLQYVSLDTQSKPGVRQVPSTEGQWKLLHLLKEQLEAMGLVNVTLSEKGTVMGTLPANIDGDIPAVGFISHVDTAPDFSGKNVNPQIVENYRGGDIALGIGDEVLSPVMFPVLHQLLGQTLITTDGKTLLGADDKAGIAEIMTALAVLKEKNIPHGDIRVAFTPDEEVGKGAKHFDVEAFDARWAYTVDGGGVGELEYENFNAASVIIKIVGNNVHPGTAKGVMVNALSLAARIHAEVPADESPEKTDGYEGFYHLNTMKGSVDRAEMHYIIRDFDRKQFEARKRKMMEIAKKVGKGLHPDCYIELIIEDSYYNMREKVMEHPHIIDIAQQAMRDCNIEPDLKPIRGGTDGAQLSFMGLPCPNLFTGGYNYHGKHEFVTLEGMEKAVQVIVRIAELTAKRG; this is translated from the coding sequence ATGGATAAATTACTTGAGCGTTTTTTACAGTATGTTTCTCTGGACACGCAATCTAAGCCCGGCGTGCGTCAGGTGCCGAGTACAGAGGGGCAGTGGAAACTGTTGCATCTGCTCAAAGAACAGCTTGAAGCAATGGGGCTGGTGAATGTCACTCTGAGCGAAAAAGGCACCGTGATGGGCACGTTGCCTGCGAATATCGATGGCGATATTCCAGCAGTAGGTTTTATTTCACACGTCGATACCGCACCCGATTTCAGCGGTAAAAACGTCAATCCGCAAATCGTGGAAAACTATCGCGGCGGCGACATTGCGCTGGGTATCGGCGATGAAGTGCTTTCGCCGGTGATGTTCCCGGTGCTGCATCAGCTGCTGGGGCAGACGCTAATCACTACCGACGGCAAAACGCTGCTCGGCGCGGATGATAAAGCCGGTATCGCGGAAATCATGACCGCGCTGGCGGTACTGAAAGAGAAAAATATTCCCCACGGGGATATCCGCGTGGCGTTTACGCCAGACGAAGAAGTGGGCAAGGGCGCAAAACACTTTGATGTCGAAGCCTTTGATGCCCGCTGGGCGTACACCGTCGATGGCGGCGGCGTGGGTGAGCTGGAGTATGAAAACTTCAACGCCGCATCGGTGATTATCAAGATCGTCGGCAACAATGTGCATCCGGGCACCGCGAAAGGGGTGATGGTCAATGCGCTGTCGCTGGCCGCGCGCATTCATGCGGAAGTGCCCGCGGATGAGAGCCCGGAAAAAACAGACGGTTACGAAGGTTTCTATCATCTCAACACGATGAAAGGTTCCGTTGATCGCGCGGAAATGCACTACATCATTCGCGATTTTGACCGCAAGCAGTTTGAAGCGCGTAAACGCAAAATGATGGAGATCGCCAAGAAGGTCGGTAAAGGGCTGCATCCGGATTGCTACATTGAGCTGATCATTGAAGACAGCTATTACAATATGCGCGAGAAGGTGATGGAGCATCCGCACATCATTGATATCGCTCAGCAGGCGATGCGTGATTGCAATATCGAGCCGGATCTCAAACCGATTCGCGGCGGTACCGACGGCGCACAGCTCTCCTTTATGGGGCTGCCATGTCCGAACCTGTTCACCGGCGGCTACAACTATCACGGTAAACACGAGTTTGTGACGCTGGAAGGGATGGAAAAAGCGGTGCAGGTGATTGTGCGTATCGCGGAGCTGACGGCGAAGCGGGGATAA
- the potA gene encoding spermidine/putrescine ABC transporter ATP-binding protein PotA, which translates to MGQSKKLNTQSRSLSPLVQLAGIRKGFDGKTVISDLNLTINNGEFLTLLGPSGCGKTTVLRLIAGLENVDSGTIHLENQDITNVPAEDRHVNTVFQSYALFPHMSVFENVAFGLRMQKTPADQITPRVTDALRMVQLEEFAERKPHQLSGGQQQRVAIARAVVNKPSLLLLDESLSALDYKLRKQMQNELKALQRKLGITFVFVTHDQEEALTMSDRIVVMRDGRIEQDGTPREIYEEPKNLFVASFIGEINIFDATVIERLDERRVRANVEGRECNIDVNFPVTPGQKLNVLLRPEDLRVDEINHNDHIEGLIGYVRERNYKGMTLESVVELENGKMVLVSEFFNEDDPDFDHSLDQKMAINWVESWEVVLADEEHK; encoded by the coding sequence ATGGGACAGAGTAAAAAATTGAATACACAATCGCGTTCGCTTTCACCGCTGGTGCAATTGGCGGGAATTCGCAAAGGCTTCGATGGTAAAACGGTCATCTCCGATCTGAACCTGACCATCAATAACGGCGAGTTCCTCACGCTGCTTGGGCCCTCTGGCTGCGGTAAAACAACCGTCCTTCGTCTTATTGCGGGTCTTGAAAATGTAGACTCTGGGACGATTCATCTGGAAAATCAGGATATTACTAACGTTCCGGCCGAAGATCGCCACGTTAACACCGTTTTCCAAAGCTATGCGCTGTTTCCGCACATGTCCGTCTTCGAAAACGTGGCATTTGGTCTGCGCATGCAGAAAACCCCTGCCGATCAAATTACCCCTCGCGTAACCGACGCGCTGCGTATGGTGCAGCTGGAAGAGTTCGCTGAGCGCAAGCCGCATCAACTCTCCGGCGGCCAGCAGCAGCGCGTGGCGATTGCCCGGGCGGTGGTCAACAAACCGAGCCTGCTGTTACTGGACGAATCGCTCTCTGCGCTCGACTACAAGCTGCGTAAGCAGATGCAGAACGAACTCAAAGCGTTGCAGCGGAAGCTGGGTATCACCTTTGTCTTTGTCACCCACGACCAGGAAGAAGCGCTCACCATGTCGGACCGCATCGTGGTCATGCGCGACGGGCGTATTGAGCAGGACGGCACGCCGCGTGAAATTTACGAAGAGCCGAAAAACCTGTTTGTCGCCAGTTTTATTGGCGAGATCAATATTTTCGACGCGACCGTCATTGAACGCCTTGATGAACGCCGGGTACGCGCCAACGTTGAAGGCCGCGAGTGCAATATTGACGTCAATTTCCCGGTCACGCCCGGTCAGAAGCTGAATGTTCTGCTGCGCCCGGAAGATCTGCGCGTGGATGAAATCAACCACAACGATCACATTGAAGGCCTGATTGGCTACGTGCGAGAGCGCAACTATAAGGGCATGACGCTGGAGTCGGTTGTCGAACTGGAAAATGGCAAGATGGTGCTGGTCAGCGAATTCTTTAATGAAGATGACCCGGACTTTGACCATTCGCTCGATCAAAAAATGGCTATCAACTGGGTAGAGAGCTGGGAGGTCGTACTGGCTGATGAAGAACACAAGTAA